A region of Candidatus Hydrothermales bacterium DNA encodes the following proteins:
- a CDS encoding chemotaxis protein CheA: MIDKKYIELFKSEAEEIINNLEKTILELEKKGWTQRLINEIFRYAHTLKGMAAAVERKDIEEFCHKLEDEFDELRKGKRKDLDFDFLFRALDSLKIMLKEEKKFTFEEIKSSKEIQKTERIYEIKIYLDPETQFLAARMLVILKTLKDKFEILSSEPLEEEMLKGEVENVLKVVIKTDEKDKYINEILESFTDIMHYFIEEKRESEIEEKEITIKPLEEIKVRSEKIDRLMDIVGELVIEKERLFSKLREQKDREFEDLIENLERIISHLQDEVMSIRLIPAIQILERFKRFVRDKAKEMGKEIEFIVEGGNIELDRVLLEEMREPLLHMIRNSIDHGIEPPEERIRQGKPSRGKIVIKLEREKNSVTIFVIDDGRGIDKKSVLRKAIERGIISEERAKVLTDKEILELIAIPGFTTREDTTKMSGRGIGLDIVKQFVTKMGGVFEIESKFTKGTTIKLKLPLSLAITKGVVVSVAEHKFVIPLIFVQEIIEGKYEDIKKMMGKDYMLVRDEVLPCIWMNKKLNLNGKKSERFSALLVESERKRALLLVDKVLTQMDVVVKPLDIYLMRIPYVSGGTILGDGTVAIIIDPSKFLES, from the coding sequence ATGATTGATAAAAAGTATATAGAGCTCTTTAAAAGTGAAGCTGAGGAAATTATAAATAATTTAGAAAAGACAATACTTGAGCTTGAGAAAAAGGGGTGGACACAAAGGTTAATAAACGAAATTTTTAGATATGCACACACCTTAAAGGGAATGGCAGCAGCTGTTGAAAGAAAAGATATAGAAGAGTTTTGTCATAAACTTGAAGATGAATTTGATGAGTTAAGAAAAGGTAAAAGGAAGGATTTAGATTTTGATTTTCTCTTTAGAGCTCTTGACTCTCTAAAGATAATGTTAAAAGAAGAAAAAAAATTCACTTTTGAGGAAATAAAGTCGTCTAAAGAAATTCAAAAAACAGAAAGAATCTATGAAATAAAAATATATCTTGATCCAGAAACGCAGTTTTTGGCTGCAAGAATGCTTGTTATTCTTAAAACTCTTAAAGATAAATTTGAGATTCTTTCATCCGAACCTTTAGAGGAAGAAATGTTAAAGGGGGAGGTTGAAAATGTTCTGAAAGTAGTTATTAAAACAGATGAAAAGGATAAGTACATAAATGAAATTCTTGAGAGTTTCACGGATATTATGCATTATTTTATAGAGGAAAAAAGAGAGTCTGAGATTGAAGAAAAGGAAATCACAATAAAACCTCTGGAAGAAATAAAGGTTAGATCTGAAAAAATTGATAGGTTGATGGATATAGTTGGAGAATTGGTCATCGAGAAGGAAAGGCTTTTCTCTAAATTACGGGAGCAAAAAGATAGGGAGTTTGAAGATTTGATTGAAAATCTTGAGAGAATAATTTCTCATCTACAGGATGAAGTAATGTCAATTCGTTTAATTCCAGCAATACAGATCCTTGAAAGGTTTAAAAGATTTGTTAGAGATAAGGCTAAGGAAATGGGAAAGGAAATAGAATTTATAGTGGAAGGTGGAAACATCGAGCTTGATAGAGTTTTACTTGAGGAAATGAGGGAACCTCTTTTACATATGATAAGAAACTCAATTGATCACGGTATAGAACCTCCTGAAGAAAGAATTAGACAGGGAAAGCCCTCTAGAGGGAAAATAGTAATAAAGCTTGAGAGAGAAAAAAATTCCGTTACAATTTTTGTTATTGATGACGGGAGAGGTATTGACAAAAAAAGTGTTTTAAGAAAGGCAATTGAGAGAGGTATAATTTCTGAGGAAAGGGCTAAAGTTTTGACAGATAAAGAGATATTAGAACTTATAGCCATACCAGGATTTACAACTAGGGAGGATACAACTAAAATGTCAGGAAGAGGTATTGGACTTGATATCGTTAAACAGTTTGTTACTAAGATGGGTGGAGTTTTTGAAATAGAGAGTAAATTTACAAAAGGAACAACAATAAAGCTTAAGTTACCTCTTTCCTTAGCTATTACAAAGGGTGTCGTTGTTAGTGTGGCTGAACACAAATTCGTTATTCCTTTAATTTTTGTTCAAGAAATTATAGAGGGTAAATATGAGGATATAAAAAAGATGATGGGAAAAGACTACATGTTAGTAAGGGATGAAGTTCTTCCCTGTATATGGATGAATAAAAAGCTTAATTTGAACGGAAAAAAATCTGAGAGATTTTCAGCTCTTTTAGTAGAAAGTGAAAGAAAAAGAGCTTTACTTTTAGTTGATAAAGTTTTAACTCAGATGGATGTTGTAGTTAAACCTCTTGATATATATTTGATGAGAATTCCTTATGTTTCTGGAGGAACAATTCTTGGTGATGGAACTGTAGCTATTATAATTGATCCTTCAAAATTTTTAGAAAGTTAA
- a CDS encoding response regulator, translating to MNPRVLIVDDAQFMRKLLADILKKGGYEICGEASNGEEAVRLYRELKPDVVTMDIVMPDKSGIDAVREIISFDPNAKIIMVSAMGQQPLVLEAIQAGAKDYIVKPFQPSRVLEAVERVIKSK from the coding sequence ATGAATCCGAGAGTTTTGATAGTAGATGATGCTCAGTTTATGAGGAAGTTACTTGCAGATATTTTAAAAAAGGGGGGATACGAAATTTGTGGTGAGGCATCAAACGGAGAGGAAGCTGTTAGACTATATAGGGAGTTAAAACCCGATGTTGTTACAATGGATATTGTAATGCCTGACAAAAGTGGAATAGATGCGGTAAGGGAGATAATCTCTTTTGATCCAAATGCTAAAATAATTATGGTCTCAGCAATGGGTCAACAACCACTTGTTTTGGAGGCTATACAGGCTGGGGCAAAAGATTACATTGTAAAGCCCTTTCAGCCCTCAAGAGTTCTTGAAGCAGTAGAGAGGGTGATAAAGTCGAAATGA
- a CDS encoding chemotaxis protein CheW: protein MEKKKIIAFRLSQKEFSFLMESVLEISEPKPVFPVPLSPSYLKGVFNLRGNIIPLFNLKKRMGIEENEENKDKFFIILSPEPKRIYSCEVDMILGVFDCEEVKIGELPDTLKKDLDKSLLSGQAIVGKKRYLIIDPRKIPGEVQVQFR from the coding sequence ATGGAAAAAAAGAAAATAATTGCTTTTAGGCTCTCTCAGAAGGAATTTTCATTTTTGATGGAAAGTGTTCTTGAAATTTCAGAACCTAAACCAGTCTTTCCTGTTCCTCTTTCTCCTTCCTATTTAAAGGGAGTCTTTAATTTAAGAGGAAACATAATACCACTTTTTAACTTAAAAAAAAGAATGGGTATTGAAGAAAACGAAGAAAATAAAGATAAGTTCTTTATTATACTCTCACCTGAGCCTAAGAGAATATACTCCTGTGAAGTTGATATGATCCTTGGTGTTTTTGATTGTGAGGAGGTAAAGATAGGAGAATTGCCCGATACTTTAAAAAAAGACTTAGATAAGTCACTTTTGTCGGGTCAAGCAATAGTAGGGAAAAAAAGGTATTTAATAATAGATCCTAGAAAAATTCCAGGGGAGGTTCAAGTCCAATTTAGGTAA
- the cas6 gene encoding CRISPR-associated endoribonuclease Cas6, with the protein MRLKVILGEEKEYKIPWFYNYFVASSIYFLLSKYNERFSYTIHSYGWRYKNKNLKLFSFSPLFPKKFISDKNHIIMIGPLTLIISSPDSVFIEILENIIKREKFLRILNYLLPVLKTSVYEVEKLGNIFKVRTLSPLVVSENKREGDKKITLYLSPDQENFYKKLKNIVKNKFECFTGEVLSNDDFEIVCESYRSKLLKIKNINVRGYMANLYLKGDVQVLRFVFDSGIGEKTSMGFGMVEKCN; encoded by the coding sequence TTGAGATTAAAAGTTATACTTGGAGAAGAAAAAGAATATAAAATTCCGTGGTTCTATAATTATTTTGTTGCCTCTTCAATTTACTTTTTACTAAGTAAATATAATGAACGATTTTCTTATACAATTCATTCGTATGGTTGGCGATACAAAAATAAAAATTTAAAACTCTTTTCCTTTTCACCTTTATTTCCAAAAAAATTTATCTCTGATAAGAACCATATAATTATGATCGGGCCTTTAACTCTCATTATATCTTCACCAGATTCTGTGTTTATCGAAATTCTGGAAAATATAATAAAAAGAGAGAAATTTTTGAGAATTTTAAATTACCTTTTACCTGTTTTAAAGACTAGTGTTTATGAAGTTGAAAAATTGGGTAATATTTTCAAAGTTAGGACACTTTCTCCACTTGTAGTTTCTGAAAATAAAAGAGAGGGAGACAAAAAAATTACTTTGTATTTATCACCCGATCAAGAAAATTTCTATAAAAAATTAAAAAATATAGTAAAAAATAAGTTTGAATGTTTTACAGGCGAGGTTCTTTCAAATGATGATTTTGAGATAGTTTGTGAGTCTTATAGGTCAAAACTTTTAAAAATAAAAAATATAAATGTTAGAGGCTATATGGCAAATTTATACTTAAAGGGAGATGTACAAGTTTTAAGATTTGTCTTTGATTCGGGTATCGGAGAGAAAACCTCCATGGGTTTTGGGATGGTAGAAAAGTGTAATTAA
- a CDS encoding type II secretion system F family protein — MPTFIWKGRTPEGKKVEGEMTADTQQEVISALRKRNIIPVSVTIKEKKKIPTLEELFPQKVKITDMAIFTKQFATMLEAGLPLMDTLNTLYVQTNNKTLKRTIGKISEDLEGGYTLADAMRKHKNVFPDLYVNMVEAGEKGGALGEILTRLAEYLEKTADLQRKIKGAMIYPVIVIFVAIAATAALLIFVIPTFKGLYEGFGAELPLLTKIVIGLSNFVQRYILFIILLFVGIIVGLRVWYGTDPGREVIDRVLLRLPIIGNLVHKQALSRFSRTLSTLLRSGVPLIDSMDITSKTTGNRVVQHAIERARNSIREGSTISLPLQKSGVFPPLVVQMVHIGEQSGNLDEMLLKVSEFYDKEVDAAVEALTSALEPLIMVVLGGVVGTMVVSMYLPIFKLIPTLMQTLSH, encoded by the coding sequence ATGCCCACATTTATTTGGAAAGGCAGAACACCAGAGGGTAAAAAAGTAGAGGGAGAAATGACTGCTGATACACAACAAGAAGTCATCTCAGCTTTAAGAAAAAGGAACATAATCCCTGTTTCTGTAACAATAAAAGAAAAAAAGAAAATCCCAACACTTGAAGAGTTATTTCCACAAAAAGTAAAAATAACAGACATGGCAATATTCACAAAACAGTTTGCCACAATGCTTGAAGCTGGACTTCCTCTAATGGACACATTAAATACCCTATACGTTCAAACAAACAATAAAACTCTAAAAAGAACAATTGGAAAAATTTCAGAGGACTTGGAAGGTGGCTATACGTTGGCAGATGCGATGAGAAAACACAAAAATGTCTTCCCTGATCTATACGTTAACATGGTAGAAGCTGGAGAAAAGGGAGGTGCTCTAGGTGAAATTCTTACACGACTTGCTGAATACCTCGAAAAAACTGCCGATCTTCAAAGAAAAATAAAAGGTGCAATGATTTACCCAGTAATAGTTATTTTTGTAGCTATTGCAGCAACAGCAGCCTTACTTATCTTTGTCATACCAACTTTTAAAGGTTTATACGAAGGCTTTGGGGCTGAACTTCCCCTTTTAACAAAAATTGTAATTGGACTTTCAAACTTTGTCCAAAGGTATATTCTTTTTATAATACTTTTATTCGTCGGAATCATCGTGGGGCTTAGAGTTTGGTACGGAACTGATCCAGGAAGAGAAGTCATTGATAGAGTATTATTAAGACTCCCCATAATAGGGAATCTAGTTCATAAACAGGCTCTATCAAGATTTTCACGCACCCTTTCAACACTTTTAAGAAGTGGTGTTCCACTTATTGACTCTATGGATATAACATCAAAAACAACAGGTAATAGAGTCGTTCAACATGCTATAGAAAGGGCAAGAAATTCAATAAGGGAAGGCTCAACAATTTCCTTACCTTTACAAAAGTCAGGGGTATTCCCACCTCTTGTAGTTCAGATGGTTCATATAGGTGAACAATCAGGAAACCTAGACGAAATGTTACTTAAGGTATCTGAATTTTATGATAAAGAAGTTGACGCTGCTGTAGAGGCTCTTACCTCTGCTCTTGAACCACTCATAATGGTTGTACTTGGAGGGGTGGTTGGAACTATGGTTGTTTCAATGTATCTTCCGATATTCAAGTTAATACCAACTCTAATGCAAACTCTCTCTCACTAA
- a CDS encoding ATP-binding protein, producing the protein MITKKHEHLLKLTLLIRPFIVFFSLSISYFFLREIFELEPFPFLWIFVSSVILSFLFYFSLKRGKKIPFVYLIADTFLIISIMHFSGGPESVFSILFFLVIITSSFYLERENFFYFLITLLFIYNLFLFLWTKEIIKVPLKIEFQTHQVLLRGYISTLSFILSSFIAYFLSEKARRGEREAEKTDILAREILNNLGEIVLVKDEKNNVIYKNSDIFEHILSETNRREISFNGKVFSLNFSSFELFNERYKIYVLRDVTKEKEIEHILKQKEKEKFLTELSHGLAHEIKNPLTVIKGAITTLSRINDEEKKKKLIDLIKKESERIDLIVKTFYEYAKLKEIKRERVHLKGLIKNIANEFGIQNLVFQSEREFIEAEPHLIQIAIKNLLINAIEAVKNDLNKVKIKLIENKIIIEDSGEGMSEEELEKVKYPFYTTKPGGLGMGLPLAERICELHGFKLTLKSQKGKGTEAIIEIS; encoded by the coding sequence TTGATAACGAAAAAGCACGAACATCTTTTAAAGTTAACTTTACTTATAAGACCTTTTATAGTTTTTTTTTCTTTATCTATAAGTTATTTCTTTCTGCGAGAAATTTTCGAATTAGAACCCTTTCCTTTTTTATGGATATTTGTTTCATCAGTAATCTTATCTTTTCTTTTCTACTTTTCATTAAAAAGGGGAAAGAAAATACCCTTTGTATATCTTATTGCTGATACTTTTTTAATAATTTCAATTATGCACTTTTCCGGTGGTCCTGAAAGTGTCTTTTCTATACTATTTTTCCTTGTTATAATAACCTCTTCATTTTATCTTGAAAGAGAAAATTTTTTTTATTTTTTGATTACTCTACTTTTCATTTATAACTTATTTCTTTTTCTCTGGACTAAGGAAATAATCAAAGTTCCCCTTAAAATTGAATTTCAAACTCATCAAGTCTTATTAAGAGGCTATATCTCTACGCTATCTTTTATTTTATCCTCATTTATAGCTTATTTTTTGTCTGAAAAAGCAAGAAGGGGAGAAAGAGAAGCTGAAAAAACTGACATTTTAGCAAGAGAAATACTTAATAATCTTGGCGAAATTGTTTTAGTTAAGGATGAAAAAAATAACGTAATATATAAAAACTCTGACATCTTTGAGCATATTCTAAGTGAAACTAATAGAAGAGAGATCTCATTTAATGGTAAAGTATTTTCTCTAAACTTCTCTTCATTTGAATTATTTAATGAAAGATACAAAATCTATGTCTTAAGAGATGTCACAAAAGAAAAAGAAATTGAGCATATTCTAAAACAAAAAGAAAAGGAGAAATTTCTAACAGAACTTTCTCATGGTCTTGCCCATGAAATTAAAAATCCCCTCACTGTAATCAAAGGAGCAATAACAACACTATCAAGAATTAATGACGAAGAAAAGAAGAAAAAATTAATTGACTTAATAAAAAAAGAGTCAGAAAGAATCGATTTAATAGTTAAAACTTTCTACGAATATGCAAAATTAAAAGAAATAAAACGTGAAAGAGTACACTTAAAGGGACTTATAAAAAACATAGCAAACGAATTTGGGATCCAAAATTTAGTATTTCAAAGTGAAAGGGAATTTATTGAAGCAGAGCCACATCTAATTCAGATAGCAATAAAAAACCTTTTAATAAACGCCATTGAGGCTGTCAAAAATGACTTAAACAAAGTTAAAATTAAATTGATAGAAAACAAGATCATCATAGAAGACAGCGGGGAGGGAATGAGTGAGGAAGAACTTGAAAAAGTAAAATATCCTTTTTACACAACAAAACCGGGGGGCCTGGGAATGGGACTACCCCTTGCAGAAAGAATCTGTGAATTACACGGCTTTAAACTTACACTAAAAAGCCAAAAAGGCAAAGGAACCGAAGCTATAATAGAAATAAGTTGA
- a CDS encoding sigma-54 dependent transcriptional regulator: protein MKRKILIVDDEKSILDWMKIALEDKYEVLTYQDPLLALDYIKKEKVDLVITDIRMPGISGLELLEEIKKTNSILPVIIITAYASIESAITAFRKGVSDYLIKPFSEEELIYRVEKHLPELEKYEEFIAVDEKMLEVKKIALKSAKTDLPVLIYGETGVGKEVLARLIHKNSNRKDKSLVAVNCAALPSELLESELFGYKKGAFTGAFGDKKGLLEIADGGTIFLDEISEMPLHLQSKLLRVIENKEIIPLGSVSAKKIDIRIISATNRDPKESIKEGKLREDLYYRISAFPIYIPPLRERKKDIPALVEYFIKRISKRLKKDFTVEEEVIDVLLDYSWKGNVRELENAIERACAICEGTVIKKEHIPSEIIEESAKAKNLRELEEKLILEVLRESNGNVKKAAQKLGIHPSTIYRRLKKMNKKNE, encoded by the coding sequence TTGAAAAGAAAAATACTTATTGTTGACGATGAAAAGTCAATCTTAGACTGGATGAAAATTGCTCTTGAAGATAAATACGAAGTTTTAACGTACCAAGATCCCCTACTTGCCTTAGACTATATAAAGAAAGAAAAAGTTGACTTAGTTATAACAGATATTAGAATGCCAGGAATATCTGGTCTTGAATTACTCGAAGAAATTAAGAAAACAAACTCTATTTTGCCTGTTATAATTATTACAGCTTATGCATCAATAGAATCTGCAATAACTGCCTTCAGAAAAGGAGTCTCTGATTACTTAATTAAACCTTTTTCAGAAGAAGAACTTATTTATAGGGTTGAAAAACACTTACCTGAGTTAGAGAAATATGAAGAATTTATTGCTGTTGATGAAAAAATGCTTGAGGTAAAAAAGATTGCCTTAAAATCTGCAAAAACTGACTTACCCGTACTTATATACGGTGAAACTGGAGTAGGAAAAGAGGTTTTAGCAAGATTAATTCATAAAAACTCAAACAGAAAAGATAAGAGCCTTGTTGCTGTTAACTGTGCAGCTTTGCCCTCTGAACTTCTGGAATCAGAACTTTTTGGATACAAAAAAGGAGCTTTTACAGGTGCCTTTGGAGATAAAAAGGGGCTTCTTGAAATAGCCGACGGAGGTACAATCTTTCTCGATGAAATTTCAGAAATGCCGCTTCACCTTCAATCTAAACTTCTAAGAGTTATAGAGAATAAAGAAATAATACCTTTAGGATCAGTTAGTGCGAAAAAAATAGATATAAGGATAATAAGTGCAACAAATAGAGATCCAAAAGAAAGTATAAAAGAGGGTAAACTGAGAGAAGATCTTTATTACAGAATCTCTGCTTTTCCAATTTATATTCCACCTTTAAGAGAAAGAAAAAAGGATATTCCGGCTCTTGTTGAGTACTTTATAAAAAGAATATCAAAAAGATTAAAAAAAGATTTTACAGTTGAAGAAGAAGTTATCGATGTACTCTTAGACTATAGCTGGAAGGGGAACGTGAGGGAACTTGAAAACGCTATTGAAAGAGCATGTGCGATATGTGAGGGTACTGTTATTAAAAAAGAACATATACCTTCTGAAATAATCGAGGAATCAGCAAAAGCAAAAAATTTAAGAGAGCTTGAGGAAAAATTAATTCTTGAAGTTTTGAGAGAGTCAAATGGAAACGTAAAGAAAGCAGCTCAAAAACTTGGAATTCATCCCTCAACTATATATAGAAGACTAAAAAAGATGAATAAAAAAAATGAGTGA
- the polX gene encoding DNA polymerase/3'-5' exonuclease PolX — protein sequence MSEKLENNEKLAKIFNKMADALEYLGEIPYKVSAYRKAARTLENLDRDVSEIEDLESLPGIGEGIAKKIKEFLETGKIEKAEEIFSKVPEGILDLMQIPNLGPKTLALLHKEFGVKDLETLKAALENKKVLTLFGMGEKKVENIKKGIELFLKSKGRYLLGEVYPLVNQIIEFLKEHKDTDKVIAAGSFRRFKETVGDVDILVTTKTESNITDYSTQFPKIEKVLVCGPTKSSFVLKNGLQVDIRVIPVESMGAAMQYFTGSKQHNIHLRKIAKEMGLKISEYGVFKDEKFVAGRTEEEVYGILNMQWIPPEIREDEGEIELALEGKIPELVKREDVLGDLHVHSDYSDGQSSILEIKEEGKKRGYSYVAICDHSQSAKYAKGLSIERLLKKREEIKKINERGDPPYLIFGAEVDILPDGRLDYPDEVLKEIDFVVVSIHTGFRRDNTDRIVRAFENPFVHAFSHPTGRLIGSREPYEANWDLVFKKAKERGIWMEINSYYERLDLSPPLIKKAKKYGLKFIIGTDAHHYNQMWMLELGVGTARRGYLTKDDIINTLELEKLLNLLKSKRTV from the coding sequence ATGAGTGAGAAACTGGAAAATAACGAAAAGTTAGCTAAGATCTTTAACAAAATGGCCGATGCTCTTGAATATTTAGGCGAAATACCGTACAAAGTCTCTGCCTATAGAAAAGCCGCAAGAACCCTTGAGAACCTCGACAGAGATGTTTCAGAAATTGAAGATCTTGAGTCGTTACCAGGGATCGGTGAAGGAATAGCAAAAAAAATAAAAGAGTTTCTTGAAACAGGAAAAATAGAAAAAGCAGAAGAGATATTCTCTAAGGTACCAGAAGGAATTTTAGATCTTATGCAGATACCCAATTTAGGGCCAAAAACTCTTGCCCTACTTCATAAAGAATTTGGAGTTAAAGACCTTGAAACTCTAAAGGCGGCTCTTGAAAATAAAAAAGTATTGACTCTTTTCGGAATGGGGGAAAAAAAAGTTGAAAATATAAAAAAGGGAATAGAACTTTTTCTAAAAAGTAAAGGAAGATACCTCTTAGGCGAAGTCTATCCACTGGTAAATCAAATAATTGAATTTTTAAAGGAACATAAAGACACAGATAAGGTAATCGCTGCTGGATCCTTTAGAAGATTTAAAGAAACTGTAGGAGATGTGGACATTTTGGTAACTACAAAAACAGAAAGTAACATAACGGATTATTCAACACAATTTCCAAAGATTGAAAAAGTGCTTGTCTGTGGACCAACAAAATCGTCCTTTGTCTTAAAGAATGGTCTTCAGGTCGACATAAGAGTAATACCAGTAGAATCAATGGGTGCTGCAATGCAATACTTTACTGGCTCAAAACAGCACAATATACACTTAAGGAAAATAGCAAAAGAAATGGGTCTTAAAATAAGTGAATACGGAGTTTTTAAAGACGAAAAATTTGTAGCTGGAAGAACAGAGGAAGAAGTTTATGGAATTCTTAATATGCAATGGATACCACCTGAAATAAGAGAGGACGAAGGAGAAATAGAGCTTGCACTTGAGGGCAAAATTCCAGAACTTGTAAAAAGAGAAGATGTACTAGGTGATTTGCATGTCCATTCTGATTATTCAGATGGACAGAGTTCAATTTTAGAAATAAAGGAAGAAGGTAAAAAAAGAGGATATTCCTATGTTGCCATCTGTGATCATTCCCAATCCGCAAAATACGCAAAGGGCTTATCAATAGAAAGACTCTTAAAGAAAAGGGAAGAAATAAAGAAAATTAATGAAAGGGGCGATCCACCCTATTTAATATTTGGAGCAGAAGTGGATATCTTACCTGATGGAAGATTAGATTATCCTGACGAGGTGCTTAAAGAAATTGATTTTGTAGTTGTCTCAATACATACAGGTTTTAGAAGGGATAACACAGATAGAATAGTTAGGGCCTTTGAAAATCCCTTTGTACATGCCTTTTCCCATCCAACAGGAAGGCTAATTGGATCAAGGGAACCCTATGAAGCAAACTGGGATTTGGTATTTAAAAAAGCAAAAGAAAGGGGGATTTGGATGGAAATTAATTCTTACTATGAAAGATTAGATTTATCACCGCCTCTCATAAAGAAGGCAAAAAAATATGGATTAAAGTTTATAATAGGAACCGATGCTCACCACTATAATCAAATGTGGATGCTAGAACTTGGAGTTGGTACAGCAAGAAGGGGCTACTTAACAAAAGATGATATAATAAATACTTTAGAACTTGAAAAACTGTTAAATCTTTTGAAAAGTAAAAGAACTGTTTAA
- a CDS encoding M20/M25/M40 family metallo-hydrolase: MIEGLKRHVEVLSLDIGKRNVFYYKNYLKTKEYILENLRNLNYEIREIKYRSYGYDVFIIEVGKIFSSLEIFIIGAHYDSFYDSPGADDNATGVSLLIEIAKSFSNFNFKKDIRFLFFPNEEPPFFASKGMGSEVYAEILTKRKEKVELMISLESIGYYSDEKNSQKYPFPLNFLYPDTANFIGIVSNLRSRFYMKKLSEIFKNNTSIQVQYLAFPPIIPEMNFSDHYPFWKRGTKALLVTDTAFLRNPNYHTKFDLPETIDYKRLFEVYKGIASFIEFLNSSFTFQKI, translated from the coding sequence TTGATAGAGGGTTTAAAAAGGCACGTTGAGGTTTTATCACTAGATATTGGAAAACGCAACGTTTTTTATTACAAAAACTACTTAAAGACTAAGGAGTATATCCTGGAAAATCTAAGGAATTTAAATTATGAGATAAGAGAAATAAAGTATAGATCGTATGGATACGACGTGTTTATTATTGAGGTGGGGAAAATTTTTAGTTCTTTGGAAATTTTTATAATAGGTGCCCACTATGATAGCTTCTATGATTCCCCTGGAGCAGATGATAACGCAACTGGTGTTTCTCTTTTGATTGAAATTGCTAAATCTTTCTCTAACTTTAATTTTAAAAAAGATATAAGATTTCTCTTTTTTCCAAATGAAGAACCGCCCTTTTTTGCCTCAAAAGGAATGGGTTCAGAAGTTTATGCGGAAATTCTTACTAAAAGAAAAGAAAAAGTTGAACTTATGATTTCCCTTGAATCTATTGGCTATTACAGTGATGAAAAAAACTCCCAAAAATATCCATTCCCATTAAACTTCCTTTATCCCGATACAGCAAATTTCATCGGAATTGTTAGTAATTTAAGATCAAGATTTTACATGAAAAAGCTCTCTGAAATTTTTAAAAATAATACATCAATTCAAGTTCAATATTTAGCTTTTCCCCCTATTATACCAGAAATGAACTTTTCTGATCATTATCCCTTCTGGAAAAGAGGCACAAAAGCACTTTTAGTAACTGATACCGCTTTTTTAAGAAATCCAAACTATCATACTAAGTTTGATTTGCCCGAAACTATAGATTATAAAAGATTATTTGAGGTTTATAAGGGTATTGCTAGTTTTATAGAATTTTTAAACAGTTCTTTTACTTTTCAAAAGATTTAA